The following proteins are co-located in the Deinococcus metallilatus genome:
- a CDS encoding ATP-binding protein, with product MTNPPPIPRRVSTAVLNSLSAGVVPRVGIEHIVVGRKAEIEALLGDLANVAEGGAGFRIISGRYGAGKSFLLQLLRNYAMNRGFVVADVDLSPERRLTGGRGQGLATYRELTRNLSTRVRPDGGALPAMLEKWISGVQGQVVAGGTAPTDPGFGSAVEARIHEAVGELEGLVHGFDFASVISAYWRGYQVGNDELKNAALKWLRGEYSTKTEAREALGVRVIIDDDTWYDYVKLLAQFVRALGYAGLVVVIDEAVNLYKIVQGVSRSANYEKLLTMLNDTLQGRASYLQLLVGATPQMVEDTRRGLYSYDALRTRLEQSRFAREGLQDYAGPVLRLETLTNEEVFTLLTTLRRLHALHHGYTPSITDDELVEFMNEVLGRLGANAFLTPRDVTRDFVSVLNLLRQNPDQTFLGLVRGPDFVPSKTDVLAQARHEEEMPVPESAEFAAFDL from the coding sequence ATGACCAACCCCCCACCCATCCCCAGGCGAGTCAGCACCGCCGTCCTCAACTCCCTCAGTGCGGGTGTCGTGCCCCGAGTCGGCATCGAGCACATCGTCGTGGGCCGCAAGGCCGAGATCGAGGCTCTGCTGGGTGACCTGGCGAACGTCGCCGAGGGCGGCGCCGGGTTCAGGATCATCTCTGGGCGCTACGGGGCGGGAAAGTCGTTCCTGCTGCAACTGCTGCGAAATTACGCGATGAACCGGGGTTTCGTCGTCGCCGACGTGGACCTCAGCCCCGAGCGGCGCCTGACCGGCGGGCGTGGACAGGGCCTGGCCACCTACCGCGAACTCACCCGCAACCTCTCCACCCGCGTCCGCCCCGATGGGGGCGCGCTGCCTGCCATGCTGGAAAAGTGGATCAGCGGCGTGCAGGGACAGGTCGTCGCGGGCGGCACCGCCCCCACCGACCCCGGCTTCGGGAGCGCCGTCGAGGCGCGTATTCATGAGGCGGTGGGCGAACTAGAAGGCTTGGTGCACGGCTTCGACTTCGCCAGCGTGATCAGTGCCTACTGGCGCGGCTACCAGGTGGGGAACGACGAGTTGAAGAACGCGGCGCTGAAGTGGCTGCGCGGCGAATACAGCACGAAGACCGAGGCGCGCGAGGCCCTAGGCGTGCGGGTGATCATCGACGACGACACCTGGTACGACTACGTGAAGCTGCTCGCCCAGTTCGTCAGAGCCCTCGGGTACGCGGGGCTGGTCGTCGTGATCGACGAGGCGGTCAACCTCTACAAGATCGTCCAGGGTGTCTCGCGTAGCGCGAACTACGAGAAGCTGCTGACGATGCTGAACGACACCCTGCAGGGCCGCGCGTCCTACCTGCAACTCCTCGTCGGCGCGACGCCCCAGATGGTCGAGGACACCCGGCGTGGGCTCTACTCCTACGACGCGCTGCGTACCCGTCTGGAACAGAGCCGCTTCGCCCGCGAGGGCCTCCAGGACTACGCTGGACCCGTGCTGCGCCTGGAGACGCTGACGAACGAGGAAGTGTTCACCCTGCTGACCACCCTGCGTCGCCTGCATGCCCTGCACCACGGCTACACCCCGAGTATCACCGATGACGAGCTGGTGGAGTTCATGAACGAGGTGCTGGGTCGTTTGGGCGCGAACGCCTTCCTCACCCCGCGCGACGTGACCCGCGACTTCGTCAGCGTCCTCAACCTCCTGCGGCAGAACCCGGATCAGACCTTCCTCGGCCTGGTGAGAGGCCCGGACTTCGTGCCGTCGAAGACCGACGTGCTCGCCCAGGCACGCCACGAGGAAGAGATGCCGGTGCCCGAGAGCGCCGAGTTCGCCGCCTTCGACCTGTGA
- a CDS encoding DEAD/DEAH box helicase, translating into MTPADPFARLAPFIQEYIWRQGWTEIRAVQGEACSALLDSDDHVLIASGTASGKTEAAFLPILTSLHEDPPASIGVLYIGPLKALINDQFYRLDGLLEESGIPVGAWHGDVSSSRKKQTVEQARGVLQITPESLEGLFLRRGTILNRLFHDLRFVVIDEVHAFMGDERGRQVLCLLERLERVTRVPPRRVGLSATLGDLGLAQAWLAGTTRRAVRVVNDAGARRRLHLALEHFPLHEAEGDQNFSPLDEAPDLYRHLYERTLGRKTLVFRNSRQGVEDTVVALRGLAETRGTPDIYHVHHGSVAAAYREDAERAMREEGRPACTVATVTLELGIDLGQLERVLQVDPPPSVSSFVQRLGRTGRRGGPGEMVFYTLERGHSDKDPPHRRLPWTLLQAIATVQLYLEERWVEPTGQPRLPFSLLVHQTLGALGQYEELAPRDLAARVLTLSPFRHVTQEQYRALLHHLLTSDHLQRTDEGGLILGLAGERLVNDWHFFAVFPDVPEYAVFNGASEIGTVGSAPEVGSVISLIGRAWRVMDVDGERRHVFVRRERGRNTTAWSGGGGEVHDRVVQRMREVLASGDDYAYLQPVARSRLEEARHLARTSGLLDGLVHDLSEGSVLFLPWRGTRVHGTVQAVLAHLTSGRAQGDTPYSIVVGSPRAELAHRVAALPSEEEVRGRLRQAFLAGSHLGGLGKFDALVPRGLLADAHAVDSLDIPTALKDLRSLAV; encoded by the coding sequence GTGACGCCAGCCGACCCCTTCGCGCGCCTCGCGCCGTTCATCCAAGAGTACATCTGGCGCCAGGGCTGGACCGAGATCCGGGCGGTGCAGGGGGAGGCGTGCTCGGCGCTGCTGGACTCGGACGATCACGTCCTCATCGCCAGCGGCACCGCGAGTGGGAAGACCGAGGCTGCCTTCCTGCCCATCCTCACCTCGCTGCACGAGGACCCGCCCGCGAGCATCGGCGTTCTGTACATCGGCCCGCTCAAGGCCCTGATCAACGACCAGTTCTACCGGCTGGATGGGTTACTGGAAGAATCCGGCATCCCCGTGGGGGCATGGCATGGGGACGTGAGCAGCAGTCGTAAGAAACAGACAGTCGAGCAGGCCCGTGGCGTGCTTCAGATCACGCCCGAGTCACTGGAGGGCCTGTTCCTGCGGCGGGGAACGATCCTGAACCGGCTCTTCCACGACCTTCGGTTCGTGGTCATCGACGAGGTGCATGCCTTCATGGGGGACGAGCGTGGCCGTCAGGTGCTGTGCCTGCTGGAACGCCTGGAACGGGTCACCCGGGTGCCCCCGCGCCGGGTGGGGCTCTCCGCCACCCTGGGGGACCTCGGCCTGGCGCAGGCGTGGCTCGCGGGGACCACCCGGCGCGCGGTACGGGTGGTGAACGACGCGGGGGCGAGACGGAGGCTGCACCTCGCGCTGGAACACTTTCCTCTGCACGAGGCCGAGGGGGACCAGAATTTCAGTCCCCTGGACGAGGCCCCCGACCTCTACCGGCACCTCTACGAGCGCACCCTGGGTCGCAAGACGTTGGTGTTCCGCAACAGCCGCCAGGGGGTCGAGGACACCGTCGTGGCGCTGCGCGGCCTCGCTGAGACGCGGGGGACGCCCGACATCTACCACGTCCACCACGGCAGCGTCGCCGCCGCCTACCGTGAGGATGCCGAGCGGGCGATGCGCGAGGAGGGCCGCCCCGCCTGCACCGTGGCGACCGTGACCCTCGAACTCGGCATCGACCTGGGACAGCTTGAACGGGTGTTGCAGGTGGACCCGCCGCCCAGCGTGTCGAGCTTCGTGCAGCGCCTGGGGCGCACGGGCCGACGGGGTGGGCCGGGTGAGATGGTCTTCTATACCCTCGAACGCGGGCATAGCGATAAGGACCCACCCCATCGACGTCTGCCCTGGACCTTGTTGCAGGCCATCGCCACGGTGCAACTGTACCTGGAAGAGCGGTGGGTCGAGCCGACGGGCCAGCCGCGCCTGCCTTTCAGCCTGCTCGTCCACCAGACGCTCGGCGCCCTGGGGCAGTACGAGGAACTGGCCCCGCGAGACCTCGCGGCGCGGGTCCTCACCCTCAGCCCCTTCCGGCATGTCACGCAGGAACAGTACAGGGCGCTGCTGCACCACCTGCTGACCTCCGACCACCTCCAGCGCACCGACGAGGGAGGGCTGATCCTCGGGCTGGCCGGGGAACGGTTGGTGAACGACTGGCACTTCTTCGCGGTGTTCCCCGACGTGCCCGAATACGCGGTGTTCAATGGGGCCAGCGAGATCGGGACCGTGGGCAGTGCCCCGGAGGTGGGCTCGGTGATCTCCCTGATCGGGCGGGCCTGGCGCGTGATGGACGTGGATGGGGAACGCCGCCACGTATTCGTCCGCCGGGAGCGCGGCAGGAACACCACCGCCTGGTCGGGGGGTGGAGGGGAAGTCCACGACCGAGTGGTGCAGCGGATGCGGGAGGTTCTGGCCTCGGGGGACGACTACGCTTACCTGCAACCCGTGGCACGCTCAAGGCTGGAGGAGGCCCGCCACCTGGCACGCACGTCAGGACTGCTGGATGGGCTGGTCCATGACCTCAGCGAGGGGAGCGTGCTGTTTCTGCCCTGGCGGGGCACCCGCGTGCATGGGACGGTCCAGGCGGTGCTGGCCCATCTGACCTCGGGCAGGGCCCAGGGGGACACCCCGTACTCCATCGTTGTGGGCAGCCCCAGGGCAGAACTCGCCCATCGGGTCGCGGCCCTACCTTCCGAAGAGGAGGTGCGGGGCCGCCTGCGTCAAGCCTTCCTCGCCGGATCGCATCTCGGCGGGCTCGGCAAGTTCGACGCCTTGGTCCCCCGTGGCCTGCTCGCGGACGCTCACGCGGTCGACAGTCTGGACATCCCCACTGCGTTGAAAGACCTGCGGAGCCTGGCGGTATAG
- the dcm gene encoding DNA (cytosine-5-)-methyltransferase, translating into MILAIPEHPRSCLPERAWNPLPSPGGRGLHDGFKGTVIGYDRRRWRQHTEQGLIAGGLAADAEEARRRRLLTEEAAITLTSAMEALYRTRSLGNYPDPIAEVLFMILSRRGKITSAARVMEDLLATPGGLRALLGADRNLLEEKLRPLGLQRLRAGQVIRALQHLEDRHGLDRVADVLGRLPDRKLLTELELIPGIMRKSALCVMLYSFGRDVFPVDSHTARLLQRTGLLDPLGLDLGGLDQKAVQLLVQEALPPFLRGSFHVNAVHHGQRICLDKKPLCDICPLRLLCRTGREKAHQEAEARQHLNLVDMFCGAGGLSEGFRQAGYRTVLAVDADGDAMRTYRLNHPEVDGDAMLCRDIRGFRDEAELIRRIVGTQQIDVLVSGPPCQGFSRAGLRAKAAHGAPKPTEDERNHLFQELVDLLEVLEPRAIVMENVPGMGEVRYEDGTTFVQAAEAAMQAAGYDTCTWLLNAAAYGVPQDRIRRIIVGVRGGPAPEGPPPPTHRAPTVQHRVDSLSTDATLPPARTVMDSICDLPPLDAGCGINIAGLRGGLLTGHVARFNNPEDLRRYRELRPGESYRSLVQRCPELGIYGTDSFPDKFYKLSGNRPSRTIVAHLQRDGNGFIHPEQPRSITPREAARLQSFPDTYLFTGPLTQVFRQVGNAVPPLMARAIGEHLRRHLEGLAGG; encoded by the coding sequence GTGATCCTTGCCATCCCGGAACATCCTCGCTCGTGTCTGCCCGAACGTGCCTGGAATCCCCTTCCTTCCCCCGGTGGCAGGGGACTCCATGACGGCTTCAAGGGCACGGTCATCGGCTACGACCGCCGTCGGTGGCGGCAGCACACCGAACAGGGGCTGATTGCCGGTGGCCTCGCGGCTGACGCTGAGGAGGCCCGCCGGAGGCGCCTCCTGACCGAGGAGGCTGCCATCACCCTGACCTCCGCCATGGAGGCCCTCTACCGCACCCGGAGCCTGGGTAACTACCCCGACCCGATCGCGGAGGTGCTCTTCATGATCCTCTCCCGGAGGGGCAAGATCACATCTGCTGCCCGGGTCATGGAGGACCTGCTCGCCACGCCGGGTGGGTTGCGGGCCCTGCTCGGCGCGGACCGAAACCTGCTGGAGGAGAAGCTGCGTCCCCTGGGCCTTCAGCGCCTGCGCGCCGGACAGGTGATCCGGGCGCTGCAGCACCTTGAGGACCGGCACGGACTTGATCGCGTGGCGGACGTGCTGGGACGGCTCCCCGACCGGAAGCTCCTCACCGAACTGGAACTCATTCCGGGCATCATGAGGAAGAGTGCCCTGTGCGTGATGCTCTACAGCTTCGGACGCGACGTCTTCCCGGTGGACTCTCACACCGCCCGGCTGTTGCAGAGGACGGGTCTGCTCGACCCGCTCGGGCTCGACCTCGGGGGGCTGGATCAGAAGGCAGTACAGCTGCTCGTGCAGGAGGCCCTGCCGCCCTTCCTGCGCGGCAGTTTCCACGTGAACGCCGTCCATCATGGACAGCGGATCTGTCTTGACAAAAAGCCCCTGTGCGACATCTGCCCGCTCCGTCTGCTCTGCCGCACGGGCAGGGAAAAGGCCCACCAGGAGGCTGAGGCCCGGCAGCACCTGAACCTGGTCGATATGTTCTGTGGAGCGGGCGGCCTTTCGGAAGGTTTCCGGCAGGCAGGGTACCGGACGGTGCTCGCGGTGGACGCCGACGGGGACGCGATGCGGACCTACAGGTTGAACCATCCCGAGGTGGACGGCGACGCCATGCTATGCCGCGACATCCGGGGCTTCCGGGACGAGGCCGAACTGATCCGCCGCATCGTCGGCACACAGCAGATCGACGTGCTGGTGAGTGGACCGCCCTGCCAGGGCTTCTCCCGGGCGGGTCTGCGTGCCAAGGCGGCGCACGGGGCGCCCAAGCCCACCGAGGATGAGCGCAACCACCTCTTTCAGGAACTGGTGGACCTCCTTGAGGTGCTGGAACCCCGGGCCATCGTCATGGAGAACGTGCCCGGCATGGGTGAGGTGCGCTACGAGGATGGAACGACCTTCGTCCAGGCGGCGGAAGCCGCCATGCAGGCTGCCGGGTACGACACCTGTACCTGGCTCCTCAACGCCGCCGCCTACGGTGTTCCGCAGGACCGCATCCGGCGGATCATCGTGGGCGTCCGGGGTGGTCCGGCCCCGGAGGGGCCACCGCCGCCGACCCACCGGGCACCGACCGTGCAGCACCGTGTGGACAGCCTGAGCACCGATGCCACCCTGCCCCCGGCACGCACGGTGATGGACAGCATCTGCGACCTTCCCCCTCTCGACGCGGGGTGTGGCATCAACATTGCCGGGTTGAGGGGAGGTCTGCTGACCGGGCATGTCGCCCGGTTCAATAACCCCGAGGACCTGAGGCGGTACAGGGAACTGAGGCCCGGGGAGTCCTACCGCAGCCTGGTACAGCGGTGCCCGGAACTCGGGATCTACGGCACGGACAGCTTTCCGGACAAATTCTACAAACTCTCGGGCAACCGTCCCTCGCGTACCATCGTGGCCCACCTGCAGCGTGACGGGAACGGTTTCATCCACCCCGAGCAACCCCGCTCGATTACCCCGCGTGAGGCGGCCCGGCTGCAGAGCTTCCCGGACACCTACCTCTTCACCGGCCCGCTGACCCAGGTCTTCCGCCAGGTCGGCAACGCCGTCCCCCCGCTGATGGCGCGGGCCATCGGGGAGCACCTGAGGCGCCATCTCGAAGGGCTGGCCGGGGGGTGA
- a CDS encoding ATP-binding protein has protein sequence MTREVEIPPHPAGTLVALAGGGYTPHAAVADLIDNAIGGGAQTIRIHLDISDGGVLVIEDDGRGMTEEALTEAMRVSTGWGTERTAMDLGRFGTGMKAAALYLSGVGRFTVISAPGDGEGAAATMDLRRMEQQGRWVIEVERRAGLRRGSRVEIAGPVLPHTEGEASAALMALSGHLRTTFAEHLGRGLVIRLQGRPLTPWRLCSDDLPGVSRLSTRTMDAGRVRVTAFILPTHTDDPLIEGPLGRREHAGFHVHRSGRAITSGGWLGLNPGRRNAVARDRVRLLVEIGPELDEEWRVTLPKSGCTLPQRLRPRFRKLLDEVLLRAGRQRAVRSDVGGRRVRPGGDLWDGRGHILRDHPLVQKVLASSLDVHAVEQLLVTLEGEHRND, from the coding sequence GTGACGCGCGAGGTCGAGATCCCGCCGCATCCGGCGGGCACGCTGGTGGCCCTTGCTGGAGGCGGCTACACCCCGCACGCGGCGGTGGCAGATCTGATTGACAACGCCATCGGCGGCGGGGCGCAGACCATCCGGATTCACCTCGACATCTCGGATGGGGGCGTGCTCGTCATCGAGGATGACGGGCGCGGGATGACGGAGGAGGCGCTGACCGAGGCGATGCGGGTGTCCACCGGATGGGGGACGGAGCGGACGGCGATGGACCTGGGCCGCTTCGGCACCGGCATGAAGGCGGCGGCTCTGTATCTCTCCGGGGTGGGACGGTTCACCGTGATCAGCGCCCCCGGTGACGGAGAGGGAGCGGCGGCCACCATGGACCTGCGCCGCATGGAACAGCAGGGCCGCTGGGTAATTGAGGTGGAACGGCGGGCGGGGCTGAGACGCGGCTCACGGGTCGAGATCGCAGGGCCGGTCCTGCCGCACACCGAGGGTGAGGCGTCGGCGGCACTCATGGCCCTGTCCGGCCACCTCCGCACCACCTTTGCCGAACATCTCGGGCGGGGGCTGGTGATCCGGCTGCAGGGGCGACCGCTGACCCCCTGGCGGCTGTGCAGCGACGACCTGCCCGGGGTGAGCCGTCTCAGCACCCGGACCATGGATGCCGGGCGTGTCAGGGTGACGGCGTTCATCCTGCCCACCCACACCGATGATCCCCTGATCGAGGGGCCGCTGGGTCGGCGCGAGCATGCCGGTTTCCACGTTCACCGCTCGGGGCGGGCCATCACCTCCGGCGGCTGGCTGGGGTTGAATCCCGGCAGGCGCAACGCGGTGGCACGGGATCGGGTGCGGCTGCTGGTGGAGATCGGCCCCGAACTCGACGAGGAGTGGAGGGTGACCCTCCCGAAGTCCGGCTGCACCCTGCCCCAGCGGCTCAGGCCCCGGTTCCGGAAGCTCCTCGATGAGGTTCTCCTCCGGGCGGGTCGACAGCGGGCTGTCAGGTCGGATGTGGGCGGGCGGCGGGTCAGGCCCGGAGGCGATCTCTGGGACGGCAGGGGCCACATCCTGAGGGATCATCCGCTGGTACAGAAGGTTCTTGCGTCGTCGCTGGATGTGCATGCCGTCGAGCAGCTGCTCGTGACACTTGAGGGGGAACATCGAAATGACTGA
- a CDS encoding Z1 domain-containing protein, whose translation MTEQGGVSRADQVVLATVEVLETFRARTGRAASSRYMRQQAEIHLQEMGLDASMLDEVIRRVEETQDIALDGIFVVPPEDPMAGEDNPAVWLPSTDTPLVRRYLKLLEREDWTVEARVRLSRTTRTILGRCGNPSVSGPWSRRGMVVGDVQSGKTTSYVTLICAAIDAGYRNIVVLGGRTNDLRHQTQERVDLGVTGVESSRTSSARRTIGVGLIEQVPGLTMVSLTSQDHVSGRAGGDFDTRRAGHDNISGDAVCIAVIKKHATMIGNVRGWLTDTGKAEAGPLLLIDDEADDASIDTNEPGETPTAINGAIRELLGSVSRSSYVAYTATPYANVMIDPDGVSDTHGQDLFPCDFIALLTPPPIYFGARRFLAEDDRSRRICEVTDAEGWLVRGQVAGDLPRSLCGAIREFILVSAARRVRRRREGKPRQHETMLIHATVRAGSHLQIERQVQDEVDRLQEGWAFPTGEARVREAFGKSWRDIGGKQDPAMAVTWEELEDDILGVMEDLKVESINGVTKAALDYRRASSGALTVIAIGGMKLSRGLTLEGLTTSYHIRSTRQHDTLMQMCRWFGYRVGYEDLCRLYTEPDLLRAFTEVMESDEELRTELEDMASLGATPLEFGLRVRTSPGMTITGRNKLRHAVTLRDALGGKTLEVTRTALEDAGHNDMLLQDLVAGLGRPQREEGGTLAWDGVSWEVIRPALEGFRELPSSVGLPGRVTRALSYIRSAQTATPQRLLRWTVALAGLKSGETERYGGLDITRVRRTPQRTEEPGVLNFGAISDPADERIARGAGEGTTRREIRASRPKEEGLLIIYPIRTPGDDGLRTSGVALSFPEDAGLRKHLYVLNSVAQRQEMGVL comes from the coding sequence ATGACTGAACAGGGTGGAGTGAGCCGGGCCGACCAGGTGGTGCTCGCCACGGTCGAGGTGCTGGAGACCTTCAGGGCCAGGACGGGCAGGGCCGCGAGTTCGAGGTACATGCGGCAGCAGGCCGAGATCCACCTTCAGGAGATGGGGCTGGACGCCTCCATGCTGGACGAGGTCATCCGACGGGTGGAAGAGACCCAGGACATCGCCCTGGACGGCATCTTCGTGGTCCCACCGGAAGACCCTATGGCAGGAGAAGACAACCCGGCGGTCTGGCTGCCGAGCACGGACACCCCGCTTGTCAGGCGGTACCTGAAGCTGCTCGAACGTGAGGACTGGACGGTGGAGGCGCGGGTGAGACTCTCACGCACCACCCGCACCATCCTGGGCCGCTGCGGCAACCCCTCGGTGTCCGGCCCGTGGAGCAGACGCGGCATGGTCGTGGGTGACGTGCAGTCGGGCAAGACGACCAGCTATGTCACACTGATCTGTGCGGCCATCGACGCGGGGTACCGCAACATTGTTGTTCTGGGTGGCCGCACCAACGACCTGCGGCATCAGACCCAGGAACGGGTGGACCTCGGCGTCACCGGGGTGGAGAGCAGCCGGACCTCCTCCGCCCGCCGGACCATCGGTGTCGGCCTGATCGAACAGGTTCCGGGTCTGACCATGGTCTCCCTCACCAGCCAGGATCACGTGAGCGGCAGGGCGGGGGGTGACTTCGACACCCGCAGGGCCGGACACGACAACATCTCGGGCGATGCTGTCTGTATCGCGGTCATCAAGAAGCACGCCACCATGATCGGGAACGTCAGGGGCTGGCTGACCGACACCGGGAAGGCCGAGGCCGGACCCCTGCTGCTGATCGACGACGAGGCCGACGACGCCTCCATCGACACCAACGAACCCGGCGAGACTCCCACCGCCATCAACGGGGCCATCCGGGAACTGCTGGGCAGCGTGAGCCGCAGCAGTTACGTGGCCTACACCGCCACCCCCTACGCCAACGTCATGATCGATCCGGATGGGGTCAGCGACACGCACGGGCAGGACCTGTTTCCGTGCGACTTCATCGCGTTGCTGACGCCCCCGCCGATCTATTTCGGTGCCCGCCGCTTCCTCGCCGAGGACGACCGTTCCCGCAGGATCTGCGAGGTCACCGACGCGGAGGGCTGGCTCGTGAGGGGTCAGGTGGCGGGCGACCTCCCCCGCAGCCTGTGCGGGGCGATCCGGGAGTTCATTCTGGTCAGTGCGGCGCGCCGGGTACGCCGACGGCGGGAGGGAAAGCCGAGGCAGCACGAGACCATGCTGATCCACGCCACGGTGCGGGCCGGATCGCACCTGCAGATCGAGAGACAGGTGCAGGACGAGGTGGACCGCCTTCAGGAGGGCTGGGCCTTCCCGACCGGGGAGGCCAGGGTCAGGGAGGCGTTCGGGAAGAGCTGGAGGGACATCGGGGGAAAACAGGACCCGGCCATGGCGGTGACCTGGGAGGAACTGGAGGACGACATCCTCGGCGTCATGGAGGACCTGAAGGTGGAGTCCATCAACGGCGTGACCAAGGCCGCCCTGGACTACCGACGGGCCAGCAGCGGCGCGCTCACCGTCATCGCCATCGGGGGAATGAAGCTGAGCCGTGGCCTGACGCTGGAGGGGCTGACCACCAGCTACCACATCCGTTCCACGCGGCAGCACGACACCCTGATGCAGATGTGCAGGTGGTTCGGCTACCGGGTCGGGTATGAGGACCTGTGCCGCCTGTACACCGAGCCCGACCTGCTGCGTGCTTTCACCGAAGTGATGGAGTCGGACGAGGAACTCAGGACGGAACTGGAGGACATGGCCTCGCTCGGTGCGACTCCCCTGGAATTCGGTCTCCGGGTCCGCACATCGCCGGGCATGACGATCACGGGCAGGAACAAGCTCAGGCATGCCGTCACGTTGCGTGACGCCCTCGGTGGAAAGACCCTGGAGGTTACGCGGACGGCGCTGGAAGATGCCGGACACAACGACATGCTGCTGCAGGATCTGGTCGCCGGGCTGGGGCGACCGCAGCGTGAGGAGGGGGGCACCCTGGCGTGGGACGGCGTGTCGTGGGAGGTCATCCGACCGGCGCTGGAGGGGTTCCGCGAGTTGCCCAGCTCCGTCGGCCTGCCCGGAAGGGTGACCCGTGCGCTCTCCTACATCCGCAGTGCCCAGACGGCGACCCCGCAGAGACTGCTGAGATGGACGGTGGCGCTGGCGGGGCTGAAGTCCGGGGAGACCGAGCGGTACGGTGGACTGGACATCACCCGGGTGAGACGTACCCCTCAGAGGACCGAGGAACCCGGAGTGCTCAACTTCGGGGCCATCAGTGACCCGGCGGACGAGCGCATCGCCCGGGGCGCCGGGGAGGGCACCACCCGCAGGGAGATCAGGGCGAGCCGCCCGAAGGAGGAGGGGCTGCTGATCATCTACCCGATCCGCACCCCCGGGGATGACGGCCTGCGGACCAGCGGTGTCGCCCTGTCCTTTCCCGAGGATGCGGGTCTGCGGAAGCACCTCTACGTCCTCAACTCCGTCGCGCAGCGGCAGGAGATGGGGGTCCTGTGA